TCGGTAATAGACTGATCACACCTTTACGTAATCGCAACCACTGAACCGATTTAGCATAACTAATGCACAAACTCAGTAGGAACAAACCCAAGCCAATGACGCCTAAATCAAGCGACATATTGATGTAGCCATTGTGAGCATGGGGTGGCTCATAGCCCACAATCTTCCAAATCTCTGGGGCATCCCCTTCGGGCCGCCAAAAAGCCCGAAATCCATACCCGAGCCAGGGGCGTTCCGCAATCTTATCAATTGCCCCAAACCAAAGGTCAGTGCGTCCACTGAGGGTTGGATCACGCCCCAAGCCTAAGAGTAAAGGCTCCCAATTGCCCACCACCAATGTGACGATCGTACCCACCACCAAAATCGTCGCAATTAAAATCGGAATCAACACCGTATCCCGAAATCGCAACGCCCGGTAAAGCGGAATGAGCATCAGTAAGACGAACAACACAATTAATCCCGTCTTCGAACCGGTGAGAATCAACACCCCACTACTGACGGCGACAGACAGCCAAGGCAGGATTTTCCATCGCGGGATGGTCCAAGCCAATAGCAGACTCATGACAATGGTTAATACCATCAGCCGCGCCAGCAAGTTTTTCTGGGTTAACGGGCCACGCCAGGAACCCGCATTTGCCCCAATTTCAATTGCCGCACCAGGAGCAACTAAGGTAAAGCCCAAACAAAATACTGCCACAATGCCCAGGGCAATCGTAATGTATTTAAGTTGTTCCTTGAGCGTATACCGTGATGCCGTATAAACGCCAAACAGACTCGTTGCCATCGCATTCAATCCCTTACGCCAAGAATCATCGGGCACATCTGACCATAGAAACGAAAACAGCATAAAGGCGACCATCAAGACCACCACCTTATTGGTTAGCAAGGTAATAAGGGTGGTCCGCCACCGGGCTAACAGTAATAAGATTGTGATGCCATAGATGAGCAGTTGCACCTTGGAGAAAATCGGATCAAAGGGATTTGCTTCTGGTGGTGCTAACGCCCGCGGATCAGGACTAATAAACAGACTTTCACAGAACAACGCACTGGTGAAATACATCCAGACAAAGATCGTAAAGCCTTTTTCAAATAAATTTAATTGCGTATTCATGGCTTGACTTGGTAATACATTGTCTTTAACTGGATCATGGCGCGATCGACCCACGGCGTCGCCAACCAATACTGCTTAATCCAGGCTTGGCCATACACATCAATCTCGTCACAATCGGCATAGAGCGAGCGCCCAGCGGCAAACAGATTGTTCGCAAAGATTCGTAATTGCGGGAAATTATGGCGTATCCAATGCGCTGTCAGAACATGAATTTGGGCCTTGAGCCGATGTTTATCGGTTCGCCGAGTAAAAGCATTTTGGGCGTGGAGACGCTGCACGACCAATTCTTCCAGCAACACATACCCTGGGGTCAAACCATAGGCCACATATTTTAAATAGTCATCACTCAAAGTCACATTTGTCGCCTGCGGCATCGGGAGAATGCGCGACAAGAGCGATCGGGTAAAGCACAGCCCCGACGTTGCTGTCCCCCCAAAGGGCAGCGTGC
The DNA window shown above is from Romeriopsis navalis LEGE 11480 and carries:
- a CDS encoding O-antigen ligase family protein; this translates as MNTQLNLFEKGFTIFVWMYFTSALFCESLFISPDPRALAPPEANPFDPIFSKVQLLIYGITILLLLARWRTTLITLLTNKVVVLMVAFMLFSFLWSDVPDDSWRKGLNAMATSLFGVYTASRYTLKEQLKYITIALGIVAVFCLGFTLVAPGAAIEIGANAGSWRGPLTQKNLLARLMVLTIVMSLLLAWTIPRWKILPWLSVAVSSGVLILTGSKTGLIVLFVLLMLIPLYRALRFRDTVLIPILIATILVVGTIVTLVVGNWEPLLLGLGRDPTLSGRTDLWFGAIDKIAERPWLGYGFRAFWRPEGDAPEIWKIVGYEPPHAHNGYINMSLDLGVIGLGLFLLSLCISYAKSVQWLRLRKGVISLLPILYVTFMFMYNHSENTIIEHNSIFWAEFVAISLSLF